A region from the Sorex araneus isolate mSorAra2 chromosome 6, mSorAra2.pri, whole genome shotgun sequence genome encodes:
- the LOC129405498 gene encoding secretoglobin family 1D member 1-like encodes MKLSLCALLVALAICCYQADAAIICPALAGELTAFVAGTADVYRLYIAQFNAPEAVVEDKMRPKVCLDESVPAEGRALIGKFLGKIVAACTKEL; translated from the exons ATGAAGCTGTCCCTGTGTGCCCTGCTGGTCGCCCTGGCCATTTGCTGCTACCAGG CTGACGCAGCCATAATTTGCCCAGCCCTTGCGGGAGAATTGACTGCATTTGTTGCCGGCACAGCAGATGTCTATAGACTATACATTGCTCAATTTAATGCCCCTGAGGCTGTTGTGGAGGACAAGATGCGTCCGAAGGTCTGCCTCGATGAATCCGTGCCCGCTGAAGGGAGAGCACTAATTGGAAAATTTttg GGGAAAATTGTTGCGGCCTGCACAAAGGAATTATAA